From Streptomyces qinzhouensis, one genomic window encodes:
- a CDS encoding chaplin, whose product MRQVTRKGLITMAAAAGGALALGGGYAQADSGAHGAAVNSPGVGSGNTVQVPVNVPVNACGNTVDVVGLLNPAFGNNCANTSSPAKAGPAKPAHAPAGPGSGTGVPAGNPPAGTNSGTNPGTNSGTNGGTITTGGGAHAGGGTANSPGVGSGNTIQAPVDVPVNACGNTIDIISLLNPAFGNTCVNDSSIAQPLPPEHPVKPVQPVEPPTAVKPVDREPTAPVSRSVERPAQDDDILAHTGAGSLGLIAPAGAGLLLAGAVLYRRSRASA is encoded by the coding sequence ATGCGACAGGTGACGCGTAAGGGCCTGATCACCATGGCCGCGGCGGCGGGCGGGGCACTCGCTCTGGGCGGAGGGTACGCGCAAGCGGACTCCGGAGCGCACGGCGCGGCGGTCAACTCCCCGGGTGTCGGCTCCGGGAACACGGTCCAGGTCCCGGTCAACGTTCCCGTCAACGCCTGCGGCAACACGGTGGACGTGGTCGGACTGCTGAACCCCGCGTTCGGCAACAACTGCGCCAACACCTCGTCCCCGGCCAAGGCCGGACCGGCGAAGCCCGCCCACGCCCCGGCCGGGCCCGGATCCGGTACGGGGGTGCCCGCCGGCAATCCGCCCGCCGGAACCAACTCCGGAACCAACCCCGGAACGAACAGCGGAACGAACGGCGGCACCATCACCACCGGCGGCGGTGCCCACGCGGGCGGCGGTACGGCCAACTCCCCGGGCGTCGGCTCCGGCAACACGATCCAGGCCCCCGTCGACGTCCCGGTCAACGCCTGCGGCAACACCATCGACATCATCAGCCTGCTGAACCCCGCGTTCGGCAACACCTGCGTCAACGACAGTTCGATCGCCCAGCCGCTGCCCCCGGAGCACCCGGTCAAGCCCGTACAGCCCGTCGAGCCGCCGACGGCCGTCAAGCCCGTCGACCGCGAGCCGACGGCGCCCGTCAGCCGCTCCGTCGAGCGTCCCGCCCAGGACGACGACATCCTCGCCCACACCGGCGCCGGATCCCTCGGCCTGATCGCCCCGGCCGGAGCGGGCCTGCTGCTGGCCGGTGCGGTCCTCTACCGGCGGTCACGCGCCTCCGCCTGA
- a CDS encoding AAA family ATPase has translation MTAPSRGPHPEPPAEAEGAEPEATADHPAAGPAAPGETPATAGDTPREAEAEAETAADGVREDPAPEAAGPAGETAGDASPDSAPETSDRAEDPAGSGSSTGPGGAPEGAAPAVGDGAAEQGAAEQEAGRLSEAQAELAAQRELRARIAQRKAERSGPVAAGEGLSGSAAELLAAVRAVERGEKSGGAFYPPTASAPRPAEPAPPRITGPRPAPEAATAGPAVAPEAVAAVRAVLARGRAPEESAPAVAEALGERADAVLREDPWRLLSVPGIRPEQADSFAQALLAGDCGPGDPRRVAALIVRELERAALRGDTAVPSSVILAELAGRAVPDPEEALGQAVADGVVLAFATGPAEPAQATENTKDTEDTEDTVAEDGAEHPGSDEEALPGPVLLALDRYALAEESLADGLARLARSGPDARWESVAEPTELTRALAVHGLVVHTGGEAARAEPAGLAGAARSLGLTAVVAVHSEQAARALDPAAVTVASLLAGTAGPGRDEDGAWALDLLVVLDAPKLGVEAAAVLVESLPDGARLVLGGDPGQLGPAGAGDVFADLLASGTCPRIASRVPDPGPIGELVSGIGVGELNEVAAPGKEVVIVPVRDAGEAVHRAVQLVADSIPRAIGVPADRTQVITVAHGGSAGTRALNTALKARLNPGPGRFGGYDPGDRVAYTPAPGRTLPGTVVSADAAGLRLDCEGTAVTVAKDRIGATLRHGWALTAHQAAALRWPAAVVVLPGDAVDALSRPWVYTAFGRAERHLSVVHGAAAALPRAVTTIPGAPRTTRLRTLLTALLSPSGSPRA, from the coding sequence GTGACCGCGCCTTCCCGGGGGCCGCACCCCGAACCCCCGGCCGAAGCCGAGGGCGCCGAGCCCGAGGCCACCGCCGACCACCCCGCCGCCGGACCCGCGGCGCCCGGGGAGACTCCGGCGACGGCCGGGGACACCCCCCGTGAGGCGGAGGCCGAGGCGGAGACGGCGGCGGACGGCGTCCGCGAAGACCCGGCACCCGAGGCCGCCGGCCCGGCCGGGGAGACGGCCGGGGACGCCTCCCCCGACAGCGCGCCGGAGACTTCGGACCGCGCGGAGGACCCGGCCGGCTCCGGCTCCTCGACGGGACCCGGCGGAGCGCCGGAAGGAGCCGCTCCGGCCGTCGGTGACGGTGCGGCGGAGCAGGGTGCGGCGGAGCAAGAGGCCGGACGCCTGTCGGAGGCGCAGGCGGAGCTGGCCGCGCAGCGGGAGCTGCGGGCCAGGATCGCGCAGCGCAAGGCCGAGCGGTCCGGACCGGTGGCCGCTGGTGAGGGGCTGAGCGGCTCGGCGGCCGAGCTGCTCGCCGCCGTCCGGGCCGTGGAGCGCGGCGAGAAGTCCGGCGGCGCGTTCTATCCGCCGACGGCTTCGGCGCCCCGTCCCGCCGAGCCCGCGCCGCCCCGGATCACCGGGCCCCGCCCTGCTCCGGAGGCCGCGACAGCCGGGCCGGCCGTCGCGCCCGAGGCCGTGGCCGCCGTCCGGGCCGTGCTCGCCCGGGGACGTGCGCCCGAGGAGTCGGCCCCCGCGGTGGCGGAGGCGCTCGGGGAGCGGGCCGACGCCGTCCTGCGGGAGGACCCGTGGCGGCTCCTCTCGGTGCCCGGGATCCGCCCCGAGCAGGCCGACTCCTTCGCCCAGGCCCTGCTGGCGGGCGATTGCGGGCCCGGGGACCCCCGGCGCGTCGCCGCCCTGATCGTCCGGGAGCTGGAGCGGGCGGCCCTGCGGGGAGACACCGCGGTGCCGTCGTCCGTGATCCTGGCCGAGCTGGCCGGGCGTGCGGTGCCGGACCCGGAGGAGGCCCTGGGGCAGGCGGTCGCCGACGGCGTGGTGCTGGCCTTCGCCACCGGTCCCGCCGAACCCGCGCAGGCCACCGAGAACACCAAGGACACCGAAGACACCGAAGACACGGTGGCCGAGGACGGGGCGGAGCACCCCGGCAGTGACGAGGAGGCTCTCCCGGGGCCCGTGCTGCTGGCCCTCGACCGGTACGCCCTCGCCGAGGAGAGCCTCGCCGACGGTCTCGCCAGACTGGCCAGGAGCGGGCCGGACGCCCGCTGGGAGTCGGTGGCGGAGCCCACGGAGCTGACCCGCGCCCTCGCCGTCCACGGTCTGGTCGTCCACACGGGAGGCGAGGCCGCCCGTGCCGAGCCCGCCGGGCTTGCCGGGGCCGCCCGGTCGCTCGGACTGACGGCGGTCGTCGCCGTCCACAGCGAGCAGGCGGCCCGCGCCCTCGACCCGGCCGCGGTCACGGTCGCTTCGCTGCTCGCCGGGACGGCCGGGCCGGGCCGGGACGAGGACGGCGCCTGGGCGCTCGACCTGCTGGTCGTCCTCGACGCGCCCAAACTGGGCGTGGAGGCGGCGGCGGTGCTCGTCGAGTCCCTGCCCGACGGCGCCCGGCTGGTGCTCGGCGGGGATCCGGGGCAGTTGGGCCCGGCGGGCGCCGGCGATGTCTTCGCCGATCTGCTGGCCTCGGGAACCTGCCCGCGGATCGCCTCCCGGGTCCCGGACCCCGGCCCGATCGGCGAACTGGTCTCCGGTATCGGCGTCGGCGAGCTGAACGAGGTCGCGGCCCCGGGCAAGGAGGTCGTGATCGTCCCGGTGCGGGACGCGGGCGAGGCCGTCCACCGCGCGGTCCAGCTCGTCGCCGATTCGATCCCCCGGGCGATCGGTGTCCCCGCCGACCGCACCCAGGTGATCACCGTCGCCCACGGCGGTTCCGCGGGCACCCGCGCGCTCAATACGGCGCTGAAGGCCAGGCTGAACCCCGGCCCCGGCCGCTTCGGCGGTTACGACCCCGGTGACCGGGTCGCGTACACCCCCGCCCCGGGACGGACCCTGCCCGGCACCGTCGTCTCCGCGGACGCGGCGGGCCTCCGGCTCGACTGCGAGGGTACGGCGGTGACCGTGGCGAAGGACCGTATCGGCGCCACCCTGCGACACGGCTGGGCGCTGACGGCCCATCAGGCGGCGGCACTGCGCTGGCCGGCGGCGGTCGTGGTGCTCCCCGGCGACGCCGTGGACGCGCTGAGCCGCCCCTGGGTGTACACGGCGTTCGGCCGCGCCGAACGCCATCTGTCGGTGGTCCACGGCGCGGCGGCGGCGCTGCCCCGTGCCGTGACCACGATCCCCGGCGCCCCGCGTACGACCCGTCTGCGCACCCTCCTCACGGCCCTGCTCTCCCCCTCCGGCAGCCCGCGAGCCTGA
- a CDS encoding aldo/keto reductase yields MEQRHLGSTGLRVSRIGLGTLTWGRDTDEHDAADQLKAFWEAGGTLVDTADVYGGGDAEYLLGQLVERLVPRRDLVIATKAGSVPDPDRRFDGSRGHLLAALDDSLQRLGTDHVDLWQVHAFDPLTPLEETLQAVDTAVTSGRARYAGVSNFCGWQLAKAATWQLAAPGARTRIASTQMEYSLLQRGVEREVLPAALDLGVGLLPSSPLGRGVLTGKYRGGVPADSRGASDRLGAFVEPYLDETADRIVDAVTTAADGLAVTPLQVALAWVRDRPGVVAPVVGARNAQQLTAALSVEALSLPDEIRRALDDVSAPVHHYPDQDWSTL; encoded by the coding sequence ATGGAGCAGAGGCATCTCGGCAGCACCGGCCTGCGCGTGTCCCGGATCGGGCTCGGCACCCTGACCTGGGGCCGGGACACCGATGAGCACGACGCGGCCGACCAACTGAAGGCCTTCTGGGAGGCGGGCGGGACGCTCGTCGACACCGCCGATGTGTACGGGGGCGGGGATGCCGAGTATCTGCTGGGGCAGCTCGTGGAGCGGCTGGTGCCCCGGCGCGATCTGGTCATAGCGACCAAGGCCGGCAGCGTGCCCGACCCCGACCGCCGCTTCGACGGCTCACGGGGACATCTGCTCGCCGCGCTCGACGACTCCCTTCAGCGTCTGGGCACCGACCATGTCGACCTCTGGCAGGTCCACGCCTTCGACCCGCTGACTCCGCTGGAGGAGACCCTCCAGGCCGTGGACACCGCCGTCACCAGCGGCCGTGCCCGGTACGCGGGCGTGTCGAACTTCTGCGGCTGGCAGCTCGCCAAAGCCGCGACCTGGCAGCTCGCCGCGCCCGGGGCGCGTACCCGGATCGCCAGTACCCAGATGGAGTACTCCCTGCTCCAGCGGGGTGTCGAGCGCGAGGTGCTGCCGGCCGCGCTGGATCTGGGCGTCGGTCTGCTGCCGTCCTCACCGCTCGGGCGCGGGGTGCTCACCGGCAAGTACCGCGGCGGGGTCCCGGCGGACTCACGAGGCGCGTCGGACCGGCTCGGTGCCTTCGTCGAGCCGTATCTGGACGAGACGGCCGACCGCATCGTCGACGCGGTGACCACCGCCGCGGACGGCCTCGCCGTGACACCGCTCCAGGTGGCGCTGGCCTGGGTCCGGGACCGCCCGGGAGTGGTGGCCCCGGTGGTCGGCGCGCGCAACGCCCAGCAGCTCACGGCCGCGTTGTCGGTGGAGGCGCTTAGTCTTCCTGACGAGATCCGCCGGGCGCTCGACGATGTGTCGGCTCCCGTGCACCACTATCCCGACCAGGACTGGAGCACGCTGTGA
- a CDS encoding aminoglycoside phosphotransferase family protein, giving the protein MTAPKPIDVPDAFAASYSTQGARARAWLADLPRLGGQLLARWELRLDGPAEWGMASLVLPVRRAGGEPAVLKLQESREETSGTADGLRAWRGNGIVRLLEHDETSAAQILERLDASRPLSSVSDEETALGVLADLLARLTAVPAPTGLRGLSEIAAAMVDEAPAAAPALRDPDERKLLETCAAAVAELAGEAGNRLLHWDLHAGNVLAGEREPWLAIDPEPLAGDPAFDLLPAIDGRWDAVASSGDIGRVVLRRFDRLSEAVGADRRRAVGWTLGRVLQNGLWDIEDGKDALEPTQVAIARTLLAHRR; this is encoded by the coding sequence ATGACCGCACCGAAACCGATCGACGTTCCCGACGCGTTCGCCGCGTCGTACAGCACCCAGGGCGCCCGGGCGCGCGCCTGGCTCGCCGATCTGCCGAGGCTCGGCGGGCAGCTGCTGGCCCGCTGGGAACTGCGGCTCGACGGCCCGGCGGAGTGGGGCATGGCCTCGCTCGTCCTGCCCGTACGCCGGGCCGGCGGCGAGCCCGCCGTGCTCAAGCTCCAGGAGTCGCGCGAGGAGACCTCGGGGACGGCCGACGGGCTGCGCGCCTGGCGGGGCAACGGCATCGTACGGCTGCTCGAACACGACGAGACCAGCGCCGCCCAGATACTGGAGCGTCTGGACGCGTCCCGGCCGCTGTCCTCGGTGTCCGACGAGGAGACCGCCCTCGGGGTGCTCGCCGATCTTCTGGCCCGGCTCACCGCCGTACCCGCGCCCACCGGCCTGCGCGGGCTGTCGGAGATCGCCGCCGCCATGGTGGACGAGGCTCCGGCGGCCGCGCCGGCGCTCCGCGACCCGGACGAGCGGAAACTGCTGGAGACCTGTGCCGCCGCGGTCGCCGAGCTGGCCGGCGAGGCCGGGAACCGGCTGCTCCACTGGGATCTGCATGCGGGCAATGTGCTCGCCGGGGAGCGTGAGCCCTGGCTGGCGATCGACCCGGAACCACTGGCCGGCGACCCCGCGTTCGATCTGCTGCCCGCGATCGACGGCCGATGGGACGCGGTGGCGTCGTCGGGCGATATCGGCCGGGTCGTGCTCCGCCGCTTCGACCGCCTGTCCGAGGCCGTCGGCGCGGACCGCCGCCGGGCCGTCGGCTGGACGCTGGGCCGGGTGCTCCAGAACGGGCTGTGGGACATCGAGGACGGCAAGGACGCCCTGGAGCCGACCCAGGTGGCCATCGCCCGAACCCTGCTGGCACACCGGAGGTAA
- a CDS encoding DUF3090 domain-containing protein yields MSRQVFLYDPPDRFVAGTVGLPGRRTFFLQASAGGRVTSVALEKTQVAALAERIDELLDEVVRRTGGNAPVPAVAPADIADTAPLDAPVEEEFRVGTMALAWDGEEQRMIVEAQALVELEADSEEDLAEAEERLLQDEENGPPMLRVRLTGAQARAFAKRALDVVNAGRPPCPLCSLPLDPEGHVCPRQNGYRRGA; encoded by the coding sequence GTGTCCCGTCAGGTGTTCCTCTACGACCCGCCGGACCGGTTCGTGGCCGGTACGGTCGGGCTCCCCGGACGCCGTACGTTCTTCCTCCAGGCGTCAGCCGGAGGCCGTGTCACCAGCGTCGCCCTGGAGAAGACCCAGGTGGCGGCGTTGGCCGAGCGGATCGACGAACTCCTCGACGAGGTCGTACGGCGCACCGGAGGCAATGCCCCGGTGCCCGCGGTCGCCCCCGCCGACATCGCCGACACCGCTCCGCTCGACGCCCCCGTCGAGGAGGAGTTCCGGGTCGGGACCATGGCCCTGGCCTGGGACGGCGAGGAACAGCGCATGATCGTCGAGGCCCAGGCGCTGGTCGAGCTGGAAGCCGACTCCGAGGAGGATCTCGCCGAGGCGGAGGAGCGGCTGCTCCAGGACGAGGAGAACGGACCTCCGATGCTCCGGGTCCGGCTCACCGGAGCCCAGGCCCGGGCCTTCGCCAAACGCGCCCTCGACGTGGTCAACGCGGGCCGCCCGCCGTGCCCGCTGTGCAGCCTCCCGCTCGATCCGGAAGGACATGTATGCCCGCGCCAGAACGGATACCGCCGGGGGGCGTGA
- a CDS encoding histidine phosphatase family protein, producing the protein MVTLILVRHGRSTANTAGVLAGRTPGVHLDERGVEQAAALPGRLAAVPLALAVTSPQERCRETLGPLLAARPGLELRTDERVAECDYGDWSGRKLGELADDPLMTVVQQHPSAAAFPGGESLRAMQARAVDAVRDWNARVAAEHGEDAAYLVCTHGDIIKSLVADALGLHLDHFQRIHAEPCSVTAIRYTSTRPFLLRLGDTGELGFLESRRGRRTDAAATGTDPAPEGNAVVGGGAGAP; encoded by the coding sequence ATGGTCACCCTGATTCTCGTACGCCACGGACGCTCCACCGCCAACACGGCGGGTGTGCTCGCCGGCCGTACCCCCGGAGTCCATCTCGACGAGCGCGGAGTCGAACAGGCGGCGGCGCTGCCCGGCCGCCTCGCCGCCGTGCCCCTCGCGCTCGCCGTCACCAGCCCTCAGGAGCGCTGCCGGGAGACCCTCGGGCCCCTTCTCGCCGCCCGCCCCGGGCTGGAGCTGCGGACCGATGAGCGAGTCGCCGAATGCGACTACGGCGACTGGTCCGGGCGCAAGCTCGGGGAGCTGGCCGACGACCCCCTGATGACGGTCGTCCAGCAGCACCCCTCGGCGGCCGCCTTCCCCGGCGGGGAATCCCTGCGCGCCATGCAGGCCCGTGCCGTCGACGCGGTCCGCGACTGGAATGCCCGGGTGGCGGCCGAGCACGGCGAGGACGCGGCCTATCTCGTCTGCACCCACGGCGACATCATCAAGTCCCTCGTCGCCGACGCCCTCGGCCTCCACCTCGACCACTTCCAGCGGATCCACGCCGAACCGTGCTCCGTCACCGCCATCCGGTACACCAGTACCCGCCCCTTCCTGCTGCGCCTCGGCGACACCGGCGAACTCGGCTTCCTCGAATCCCGCCGCGGCCGCCGGACCGATGCCGCGGCGACCGGCACGGACCCCGCCCCCGAGGGGAACGCGGTGGTAGGGGGTGGTGCGGGCGCCCCGTGA
- a CDS encoding ferritin-like domain-containing protein: MLSARSLFQEIIDNDDSYQLFCSIAASGEAQGGWENARIAALVPSGLRDLAPRITRHGADEDKHGRIFNALLRKRGLGPVAVPPEADYTMLLERRGIGLAHEKLGRDETLTEQDIVVYLSHSRVTEQRAADQMIMLVKYFGDHPEVGKAIRMISHDEGNHLAYCHEELLRLTAAGHGPAIRRILRSCALAEIRIYRDVSLAVMDRMGALLGWSRAKAAVLTAGVHALYLYERLGGWRRMVRLRMPERRGALDGPATAAAAF; encoded by the coding sequence ATGCTCTCGGCCCGAAGTCTGTTCCAGGAAATCATCGACAACGACGACTCCTACCAGCTCTTCTGCTCCATCGCCGCGAGCGGTGAGGCCCAGGGTGGCTGGGAGAACGCCCGCATCGCCGCCCTCGTACCCTCAGGTCTGCGCGACCTCGCCCCCAGGATCACCCGGCACGGCGCCGACGAGGACAAGCACGGCAGGATCTTCAACGCACTGCTGAGGAAGCGCGGGCTCGGCCCCGTCGCCGTACCGCCCGAGGCCGACTACACGATGCTCCTCGAACGCCGGGGCATCGGCCTCGCCCACGAGAAACTCGGCCGCGACGAAACCCTCACCGAGCAGGACATCGTCGTCTACCTCTCCCACAGCCGCGTCACCGAGCAGCGCGCCGCCGACCAGATGATCATGCTGGTCAAGTACTTCGGCGACCATCCCGAGGTCGGCAAGGCCATCAGGATGATCTCCCACGACGAAGGCAACCACCTCGCCTACTGCCACGAGGAACTGCTGCGGCTCACCGCCGCCGGACACGGCCCGGCGATCCGCCGGATCCTGCGCTCGTGCGCTCTCGCCGAAATCAGGATCTACCGGGACGTCAGCCTCGCCGTCATGGACCGCATGGGCGCGCTGCTGGGCTGGTCGCGGGCGAAGGCGGCGGTACTGACCGCCGGGGTCCACGCGCTGTACCTCTACGAACGGCTCGGCGGCTGGCGCCGTATGGTCCGGCTGAGGATGCCGGAGCGCCGCGGCGCCCTCGACGGGCCCGCGACCGCCGCCGCCGCGTTCTGA
- a CDS encoding DUF5703 family protein — protein MPEYEFVDVHVPRGVSRKEATRLLTDHAEYGHWELDRLTLHRDGSRRVRLRRRIIRQLRATW, from the coding sequence ATGCCGGAATACGAATTTGTCGACGTACACGTCCCCCGCGGGGTCTCCCGCAAGGAGGCCACACGTCTGCTCACCGACCATGCCGAGTACGGACACTGGGAGTTGGACCGACTGACACTGCACCGGGACGGCAGCCGGCGGGTAAGGCTGCGGCGGCGCATCATCCGCCAGCTCCGCGCCACCTGGTGA
- a CDS encoding SCO1664 family protein: protein MPAPERIPPGGVTAHGDRAGALRLLGEGELTVRGRIPGASNAVLLCTVAYEGEEAACVYKPVTGERPLWDFPDGTLAEREVAAWEVSEALGWGLVPPTVLRDGPHGRGMVQLWIEADPDAGLLALVDGDEPDDGWKAVGFAEVGEGRTALLVHADDDRLRRLAVLDAVINNGDRKGGHLLPSADGALYAIDHGVTFNADAKLRTLLWGWAGEPLPPDAVAALARLADALRPGEPLATRLAELLTATEVDAVRGRVDRLRGAGTHPVPTGEWPAIPWPPV, encoded by the coding sequence ATGCCCGCGCCAGAACGGATACCGCCGGGGGGCGTGACCGCCCACGGCGACCGTGCCGGAGCGCTCCGCCTGCTCGGCGAGGGTGAGCTGACCGTGCGCGGCCGGATCCCCGGGGCGTCCAACGCGGTGCTGCTGTGCACGGTGGCGTACGAGGGCGAGGAGGCGGCCTGCGTCTACAAGCCCGTCACCGGCGAACGCCCCCTGTGGGACTTCCCCGACGGCACCCTCGCCGAGCGCGAGGTGGCCGCCTGGGAGGTTTCCGAGGCGCTCGGCTGGGGACTCGTCCCGCCGACCGTGCTGCGCGACGGCCCCCACGGCCGGGGCATGGTCCAGCTCTGGATCGAAGCGGACCCCGATGCCGGACTGCTGGCCCTGGTCGACGGCGACGAACCGGACGACGGCTGGAAGGCGGTCGGCTTCGCCGAGGTCGGCGAGGGCCGCACCGCCCTCCTCGTCCACGCGGACGACGACCGGCTGCGCAGGCTCGCCGTACTCGACGCGGTGATCAACAACGGCGACCGCAAGGGCGGCCATCTGCTGCCCTCGGCGGACGGGGCGCTCTACGCGATCGACCACGGCGTCACCTTCAACGCCGATGCCAAACTCCGCACTCTTCTGTGGGGCTGGGCGGGGGAACCGCTGCCGCCGGACGCCGTGGCGGCCCTCGCGCGCCTCGCCGACGCGCTGCGCCCGGGCGAACCGCTGGCCACCCGGCTGGCCGAGCTGCTGACCGCCACCGAGGTCGACGCCGTCCGCGGGCGGGTGGACCGCCTCCGGGGCGCCGGCACCCATCCGGTCCCGACGGGGGAGTGGCCGGCCATTCCCTGGCCCCCGGTCTGA
- a CDS encoding LLM class F420-dependent oxidoreductase → MRLGINLGYWGAGMDGDNLAVAREADRLGYDVCWAAEAYGSDAPTVLSWVAAQTERIDIGSAIMQIPARQPAMTAMTAATLDSLSGGRFRLGLGVSGPQVSEGWYGVKFDKPLSRTREYVEIVRKAMTRQRLTHDGEHWTLPLPGGPGKPIKLTVHPQREHIPLYIAAIGPKNLEQTGEIADGALLIFPSAEHLEETAIRPLRAGREKAGKTMEGFDVCPTVPLALGDDVTALADVFRPYTALYVGGMGSRKQNFYNQLARRMGYEKEAAEIQDRYLDGDKDGAAAAVPHELIDSTTLLGSVERIADGMRAYAEAGVTTLTLAPAGFTLDERLAALRAGTEALERAGLA, encoded by the coding sequence ATGCGGCTCGGCATCAATCTCGGCTACTGGGGCGCCGGAATGGACGGCGACAATCTGGCCGTCGCCCGGGAGGCCGATCGCCTCGGCTACGACGTCTGCTGGGCGGCCGAGGCCTACGGCTCCGACGCGCCGACCGTACTGAGCTGGGTCGCGGCGCAGACCGAGCGGATCGACATCGGCTCGGCCATCATGCAGATCCCGGCCCGTCAGCCCGCCATGACGGCCATGACCGCCGCCACCCTCGACTCCCTCTCCGGCGGACGTTTCCGCCTCGGCCTCGGGGTTTCCGGCCCCCAGGTCTCGGAGGGCTGGTATGGAGTGAAGTTCGACAAGCCGCTCTCCCGCACCCGGGAGTACGTCGAGATCGTCCGCAAGGCGATGACCCGTCAGCGGCTGACCCACGACGGCGAGCACTGGACCCTCCCGCTCCCCGGCGGCCCCGGCAAGCCCATCAAGCTCACCGTCCACCCCCAGCGCGAGCACATTCCCCTCTACATCGCCGCCATCGGTCCCAAGAACCTCGAACAGACCGGTGAGATCGCCGACGGCGCCCTGCTGATCTTCCCGTCCGCCGAGCATCTGGAGGAGACCGCGATCCGGCCGCTGCGCGCGGGCCGTGAGAAGGCCGGGAAGACCATGGAGGGCTTCGACGTCTGCCCGACCGTGCCGCTCGCCCTCGGCGACGACGTCACCGCGCTCGCCGATGTCTTCCGCCCCTACACCGCCCTGTACGTCGGCGGTATGGGCAGCCGCAAGCAGAACTTCTACAACCAGCTCGCCCGCCGCATGGGGTACGAGAAGGAGGCCGCCGAGATCCAGGACCGGTACCTCGACGGCGACAAGGACGGTGCGGCCGCGGCCGTACCGCATGAGCTGATCGACTCCACCACCCTCCTCGGCTCCGTCGAGCGGATAGCCGACGGGATGCGCGCCTACGCGGAGGCCGGAGTCACCACCCTGACCCTCGCCCCGGCGGGATTCACCCTCGACGAACGCCTCGCCGCCCTGCGCGCGGGCACCGAGGCCCTGGAGCGCGCCGGACTGGCCTGA
- the mshC gene encoding cysteine--1-D-myo-inosityl 2-amino-2-deoxy-alpha-D-glucopyranoside ligase, translating into MHAWPASEVPALPGKGRDLTIHDTATGERVTLAPGPVARLYVCGITPYDATHLGHAATYNAFDLVQRVWLDTKRQVHYVQNVTDVDDPLLERAVRDGEDWTELAQRETKLFREDMTALRMLPPRHYIGAVESIPRIVPLVERLRSAGAAYDLDGDIYFSVESDPHFGEVSRLDAEAMRLLSAERGGDPDRPGKKNPLDPVLWLAARDGEPHWDGGGLGPGRPGWHIECVAIALDHLGMGFDIQGGGSDLVFPHHEMGASHAQALTGEHPFAQAYVHAGMVALNGEKMSKSKGNLVFVSALRRAGTDPAAIRLALLAHHYRSDWEWTDADLTAAEERLGRWRAAVSRPDGPAADGMLEEIRTALADDLDTPAALAAVDRWAELQRSAGGTEEGAPGLVSRTVDALLGVAL; encoded by the coding sequence ATGCATGCCTGGCCCGCTTCCGAGGTCCCCGCCCTGCCCGGCAAGGGCCGCGACCTCACGATTCACGACACCGCGACCGGTGAGCGAGTTACCCTCGCCCCCGGTCCCGTCGCCCGTCTCTACGTCTGCGGTATCACCCCGTACGACGCGACCCATCTGGGTCACGCGGCGACCTACAACGCGTTCGATCTCGTCCAGCGCGTGTGGCTCGACACGAAGCGACAGGTTCACTATGTCCAGAACGTCACGGACGTCGACGATCCGCTCCTGGAGCGTGCCGTCCGGGACGGTGAGGACTGGACGGAGCTCGCACAGCGCGAGACCAAACTGTTCCGCGAGGACATGACGGCCCTGCGGATGCTGCCGCCGCGCCACTACATCGGCGCGGTCGAGTCGATACCCCGCATCGTTCCGCTGGTGGAACGGCTCCGCTCCGCCGGGGCCGCCTACGACCTCGACGGGGACATCTACTTCTCGGTGGAGAGCGACCCGCACTTCGGCGAGGTCTCCCGGCTCGACGCCGAGGCCATGAGATTGCTCTCCGCCGAACGCGGCGGCGACCCGGACCGACCGGGCAAGAAGAACCCCCTCGACCCGGTCCTGTGGCTGGCCGCCCGGGACGGCGAACCGCACTGGGACGGCGGCGGCCTCGGCCCCGGCCGCCCCGGCTGGCACATCGAATGCGTGGCCATCGCCCTCGACCACCTCGGGATGGGCTTCGACATCCAGGGCGGCGGCTCCGACCTCGTCTTCCCCCACCACGAGATGGGCGCGTCGCACGCCCAGGCACTCACCGGCGAGCATCCCTTCGCCCAGGCGTACGTCCACGCCGGAATGGTCGCGCTGAACGGCGAGAAGATGTCGAAGTCCAAGGGCAACCTGGTCTTCGTCTCGGCGCTGCGCCGGGCCGGTACCGATCCGGCCGCCATCCGGCTCGCGCTCCTCGCCCACCACTACCGCAGCGACTGGGAGTGGACGGACGCGGATCTCACGGCCGCCGAGGAGCGTCTCGGCCGCTGGCGTGCCGCGGTGTCCCGCCCCGACGGCCCTGCCGCCGACGGGATGCTGGAGGAGATCCGTACCGCACTCGCCGACGATCTCGACACACCGGCCGCGCTCGCCGCGGTCGACCGCTGGGCCGAACTCCAGCGGTCGGCGGGGGGCACGGAAGAGGGCGCCCCCGGTCTGGTCTCGCGCACCGTGGACGCCCTGCTGGGCGTGGCGCTCTGA